Sequence from the Argopecten irradians isolate NY chromosome 12, Ai_NY, whole genome shotgun sequence genome:
GATCGTCTAGAAGACAGCTAGCACGCATTTAAATACATCTACAATAATCAACCAAGTTACGACTTTGAATCTTTTGAATCTTGTAAGTATTTTTAGATCTATTCATATTTgatcgtatatatatacatgtatgtaattatcagatcatttatatttgtgtaaaaggagcgggccggtgtgacttgtaaatagtgttaaatacggtctctgtcactcagctgagggagcatgcttctttggctcagtcggtagagccgtagatttccacgccggagacccgggttcgattcctggtcggggcactcgacaggaatgtgtattttccctgttcttctacatttgAAACACGATCGATTCGACATTTGAATACGTACTATATGCGTTTCTTtgtttaatcatatttatagaCATGTAGCTTTTTTGTAAATGCCTATcagtatatttatttgtaaatgataaGGATAACGTATTCGATAGGGTAGTCGATAGAGTGGTAGACGATTGTGATGAACTAGCTGTGTACGTAGCGAGTTCGAATGTGTACGTAGCGAGTTCGAATCCGATAATGTGAAgatttttattgtattgtattttttattcgTATATCTGTGTACATTACAGAATGCTTGTATTTGTTCACAGGCAACATCTGTTATATTGAACGTCAACATGTGAATTTGAAACTCCATAATCCTTTCTTAGGGTGAGTTATCATTAGTTTGTATATTTGTGAGTACTATTCACTTGTCTGTAAAACATACTGTTCTTCGGTGTTATATGACAAATGTATATAGTATAAAGTAAATGTGTGAACTATAATAGATAATTTATAAttctattatatataactgaatatgttatcagttaattgttaatTATTCCCTATTTAGTTTTATCTGTGtaatttgattatatttgtTGTTCTGCAACTGGAtatgttttttgtatttttgcaGACCAAATGCCTATATTGTATCAATCTTAACAAGAAGGAATAAAACCAGAATGACACACATCTTGGATTTGGCGTATTTCTTCcatgttacatgtacaaggAGAATACTAGTAGGCGAAAGTGAAGACTCGTGTAGGGTACACTAGAACAGTGACCGAAGCCTTGGCAGGGATGAAGAAACCTGGCAATCCTCGCCGTCGAGTCACTGCCAAAACAGAACTTTATACTCATACATTGTAACCCTAGGGTAGAAATAATACTTTCTTGCCTTCCTTACCCTCCCTCCCAATTATAATATTAAGATCGAACTTGTTTAATGTTCTGAAACTAActgtgaaatatatttttccatGTTAAAGTACTCTTTTTAAGTACAAGTTGCGTAtattttacataacaaagtagTTAGATAAATGAATAGTTATTCCAACATACACGTATATTGTAAATAAGGAAATGCTGATAAgcaaaatcattatatatttcattttaatatacaatacatgtatctatagcTGTTGTAGAGAGTACTTTATGGTTTGAAGCAGAAGCACTGAAACAATGataaatttgtatataaaacataaaagttaaatatcaaagaaacacaatttaacaaagcatgacaatttattgactcgtgccctatccgcgcctcgaactcacgatatACGGCACcaaatcgcctagccaaacagacctgcgccttctaccactgcgccgcATCCACGTAATCATACAAATTATAGATTTGAATTTCATGTGATGAACTTGTTTGCTTGCCACCGAACAGCTGATGATAAGATTGGTAAAATTTTGCTGACACAATATACTGagaatataataaatacatgtacagctaaCAGCATTCACTATAGACTCCATTTTAAGTCAAAGGTTCAGAGCTTCCATGAAACGTTGATTTGGCATATGTCTTAAGATATTCGAtgcattatgacgtcataatattgACGACTTCACAGAAAGATACTTCTGTTGAATAGACCCTTCCGGCTTAACTGCGGGACAGTTACCGGCGCATGCGCATAGAGACCTAGGGGTGGCAATGTTTACATTGACGACGTCAGTACGTTGTCAACAACATGGTGAAAAGTTGCAGTGTGTTCGGTTGTACAAACCGCGCGAACCAGGCAGCAAAAGAAAGaaacatatcattttttaaGTTCCCAGTAGGTAAACACAAGAGAAGATCGTGGATCAAGTCAATTAACAGAAAGAATTGGCAGCCAACCGTAAATTCGTACGTCTGCTCCGAGCACTTTGTCACAGGGTGTGTTAATCTTTATTATCTTATTCTTTAATTCTCTGTCATGTTGAGTTGATGTAGTGTACTGTAGAAGTCAAACGCAGAATTGTATGTTGAGTACTTTATTCCGAATCACTAAgtgcacaggcgtctgcttcttgttttgcaaaaataaaatatcctaccCCTACTATCTTAactatacatgtgtgtatataggatattttgtttttccaaaacctgaagcagacgcctgtgctaAGTGTGACCCAGCACTCAGTAAGAGTACTGAGGGAGTGACCCCATACACCTTGACAATCTCAGATTTATAGGGAATACATTAATGATCATTTAATAATAATGTATTCAAGGTATTTACAATCACGATACACAGAAATTAAACTTAGGTAATAAATCACGATAAGCCTATCAGATAGTCACAGGGCAACACGCTTCATTGTACATCTGTCTGGTCAACATGATCTGTCTGGTCAACATGGCCTGAGACAGATGCCTAAGGCTATAGCTACTAGTGTATTCATGAATATACTCCATATATACTTACAAGTATAATATGCGCCGatctataaaataaattgaCTAAAATTGAACATTTCCATAAATCATATTACAGGTGGCACTCAGATGAACGGGATGACATTGACTACTCGCCATCAGTATTCCGTTACAAAAAGAAGACAGTAGATGAAAGAAGACATGAACGTGTCACTCGCCGGGATCTATCAAAGGTAAATAGTAAGTCGACCATGCCATCAATCTATATGACAGGTCCTGATTTCACTATTTACACTGTTTTCCCCTCTTTCTATAACTATATACCGTTATTATAGccttatttaaggattaactgtAATGGGTTTTTTTACGTTATGGAgccataaagaaaaaaacagtGTACTCTTAATAAACCGCGAAGCCAGGGTTATGTATAGGActtgccaggtttgatggtggagaaaagccggagtacccggagaaaaaccacagcCCATCAGTACAACATATCCTAATAGTAATACTATAGAATATGACGTACAGTGATGAAACTAGatcaataatattatattaacgGTATTTACATGCTCCTGTGGTCACGCCAAAAGGTAGGCTATAGTATAATTAATTTGTCTAGTTTAATAAGGGTTGTATAGTAAAATAGAGTGGAGAGTTATACTTGATAAAATGATAAGCAAAACCACCAGAGATCAAGGTATCTATAGGCTTATTCCAATACTAGGTTACTATGACATGTTACAAACTTTAAGAATTAACGTTTATTGTTATTTCAGAATCTGAAGGAAGCTGCAGTGGTACAGGAGCAAATGGTAGAAGATATGCTAAATGCTTCTGTGTCAATACACAGTTACTGCATGGCTGATGCGTTGCAAAAAAATACTGATGAAAGGAAGACGTTTGAAAACATAGGTATGGAAACCACATCTTATAGTATTGGTGATGAATACAGGGACGATCATTCGTTTTAGGAATATGTAATACATAGAGTACATTTGTACTTGTGTACACTACAGAAATCCATGGTCTACTTATACCTATAAATAAATGTGTCAAgtcttatttttcatttctttcaacaaatgataatcatttcataaagtttttttataatttaaacttaaatttgTGTGTTCATGTATAATTGTTCTGTATTTTTATTAATTCACTTAATTAACTCCACTATCTATTGGTGTAAACTGTAAATAGGTGTACAATGTGAAGATGACCCCCTTCTGGAGGAGAACTTAAAGCTGAGGGAAGAAATTCATCATTTAAGAAGTGAAGTGAAACGGTTGCGATGGGGCGTCGATAAGATTAAAGATGATGATAAAGCCACCAGATTCTACACAGGACTGCCATCATTTGCTGTCTTTCTCTGGCTTTTCAAGTAAGTGTTTGCTACAATTGGCTTATTTGTAGAACTACAAACAGCATATAGATATATTACCCCACTTGCAACATGTAACCATTCAGTTAAATTCCAATAGTcattttctatacatgtatttcatacctggtaataaaattaatatgtgAATTACCCTCATCATCAAGTATCTTAATGCAAATTGTTCTGACAATCTTTGATAtccatgtacaaaatgtacatggGCACCTTATTACTAGTAAGACTAAAAGAAATGGGCTGCTAGATTTATCTCCATATAGTgaatttacatcatatatatcattttctgCATTCATTTTCCCATTATTTGGCTGTATAagttattaattttaaaaattgtgcCCTTTATCTTTTTTACAGTTATTTGTTACCAAAAGcagagaaaatgacattttgGGGAGGAAAGAACTCAGCAACAACAGACAGGCAGCGACCAATGAAGACATCTGTTCCTCTAATTGATCAGTTTCTTGCAGTGATGATCAGACTTAAAGTTGGACTGTTTGTTCAGGATATATCAGACAGATTTTGTATTTCTAAAACCACTTTTTCTAATATGTTTGTGACCTGGATATG
This genomic interval carries:
- the LOC138304684 gene encoding uncharacterized protein; amino-acid sequence: MVKSCSVFGCTNRANQAAKERNISFFKFPVGKHKRRSWIKSINRKNWQPTVNSYVCSEHFVTGWHSDERDDIDYSPSVFRYKKKTVDERRHERVTRRDLSKNLKEAAVVQEQMVEDMLNASVSIHSYCMADALQKNTDERKTFENIGVQCEDDPLLEENLKLREEIHHLRSEVKRLRWGVDKIKDDDKATRFYTGLPSFAVFLWLFNYLLPKAEKMTFWGGKNSATTDRQRPMKTSVPLIDQFLAVMIRLKVGLFVQDISDRFCISKTTFSNMFVTWICLLYEELKLINVFPSKELVKQTTPSVFKPFKNVRIILDCTEIFIQRSSSLINQNLTFSNYKHHNTLKFLIGITPSGVISFVSEAWGGRISDRQIVIESGLLDLLEPGDNVMADKGFTIADLLKERLCTLNIPPFKGKSNQFTIKEVFETQEIAQVRIHVERSIGRVKNFHLFDGVLPLSLAPIASKCFQVACWLTNFDVPLVTDSK